In Rhodanobacter humi, the genomic stretch CGGAGGACTGCACGTGGTAGACCGCGCGCTGCAGCACGCGCTGGAAACCCAGCGTGGGCTGGGTGTCGCGCTCGTCGCCGTGCGGCAGCACCGGCACGGTCTCGGCGATGACCTTCTCCAGCTCGTGGGTGAGCCGCGGCAGGTCCACGCCGCAGGCGCGCAAGGCGCCCAGCGCGGACTGGTTGCCGGTGAGGGCGAGCAGCAGGTGCTCCACGGTCATGAACTCGTGGCGCTGCTCGCGGGCCTGCTTGTAGCACTGGCCGATGGTGACTTCGAGATCCTTGCTGAACATCCGGACCGTCTCCGTTGCAATGGCATGGGCGGCGGGCTGCCGCGATGGCTACAAAGTGGGGTCGCTCAGAGCTTTTCCATAGTGCACAACAGAGGGTGCTGATGCGAGCGTGAATATTCGTTGACCTGGGTGACCTTGGTCTCGGCCACCTCCCGGGTGAACACGCCGCACACGCCCTTGCCGCGGGTATGCACGTGCAGCATCACCTGCACCGCGCGCTCCTGGTCCAGGCCGAAGAAGCCGCGCAGCACCTCGACCACGAAATCCATCGGGGTGAAGTCGTCATTGAGCAGTACCACCTGGAACAGCGGTGGTTTTGCGACCTCCGGCTTCGCGGTCTGCACTGCCAGGCCGTGGCCGCTTTCGTGTTCGTTTTCGTGTTCGTGGGCCATGGATGACGGGTGTTCCTTCGACAGTTGCGATTATACGCTGCGCCGCCTGCACGCTTCGCGGCGACCGCAACGACAGGTAGTGGCACAATGACGCCTTTTCCAGTCCCCGCCCGTCATGCCGCCTGCCGCCACCACCGACGCCGTTTGGCGCCCGCACGTCACCGTGGCCTGCGTGGTGAGCGACGGCGCGCGCTATCTGATGGTCGAGGAGGACGTGGCCGGCCGGCTCGCCTACAACCAGCCCGCTGGACACCTCGAAGACCGCGAGAGTCTGGTCGACGCCGCGGTGCGCGAGACCCTGGAGGAAACCGGCTGGACGGTGCAGCCCACCCACCTGATCGGCGTGCACCAGTGGCGCAGCACCGAGCACGGCGAAGGCGTGATCCGTTTCAGCTTCGCCGCGCGACCGCTCGGCCATGACCCGTCACGATCGCTGGATACCGGCATCCGTCGCGCCCTTTGGCTGAGCCGCGCCGAGATCGCCGCGCTGGGCGAGCGCCTGCGCAGCCCGCTGGTGCTGCAGAGCATCGATGCGTGGCTGGCCGGCGCCCGTTTCCCGCTGGACGCGCTGCATTGGCTCGCGGAACCCGCCGCGCCATGAAGGTGATGCTGGGCATTTCCGGCGGCGTCGACTCCTCGGTCGCGGCGCTGCTGCTGCAACAGGCCGGCCATGCGGTCGAGGGCCTGTTCATGCAGAACTGGGAAGAGGACGACCGCTCCGGCCCCTGCACCGCCGACGCCGACCGCAAGGACGCCGTAGCCGTGTGCGGCCGGCTGGGCATCCCGTTCCACACGCGCAACTTCGCCGCCGAATACTGGGATGGCGTGTTCGAGCACTTCCTCGCCGAATACCGCGCCGGCCGCACGCCCAACCCCGACGTGCTGTGCAACCGCGAGATCAAGTTCAAGACCTTCCTCGACGAGGCGCGCGCGCTGGGCGCGGAAAAGATCGCCACCGGCCACTACGCCCGCGTGGACTGCCGTGGCGGCGAATACCGTCTGCTGCGCGCTGTGGACGCGGCCAAGGACCAGAGCTATTTCCTGCATGCACTGGGCCAGGTCCAGTTGGCCGCCACGCTGTTCCCGATCGGCGAGATCAAGAAGTCGCGGGTGCGCGAACTGGCCCGCGCGGCCGCCCTGCCCACCCACGCGAAGAAGGATTCCACCGGCATCTGCTTCATCGGCGAGCGCGACTTCCGCGGTTTCCTGGCGCAGTACATCCCGGCCCGGCCCGGCGAGATGCGTACGCCCGACGGCGCGCTGGTCGGCGAACACCAGGGCGCGATGTATTACACGCTGGGCCAGCGCAACGGCCTGGGGATCGGTGGCCGCCAGGGCGCCAGCGGCGAGCCGTGGTACGTGGTGGGCAAGGACGTGGCGGCGAACCGGCTCTACGTGGCCCAGGGCAACACCAACCACTGGCTGGACTCGCGCGTGCTGCGCGGCGAGCCGCCGACCTGGGTGGCCGGCCACGCGCCGGCCGCGCATTTCCGCTGCACCGCCAAGACCCGCTATCGTCAGGCCGACCAAGCTTGCGAGGTGCGCGTGCTGGACGCCGGCCTTGAAGTACGCTTCGACACCCCGCAACGTGCGGTAACGCCCGGCCAGTCGGTGGTGTTCTACGACGGCGAGGTCTGCCTCGGCGGCGCAGTGATCGCCGCCACCGACGCGCCCTACGGCGGTCTTTCTCCCATCCGGAACGAGAGTTGACGGTGCTTGATGCCTTTGCGATGAACGAGGAACGCGTGCTGGCCCTGGCCGGGCTCTACCAGGCCTGCGCGCTGGTACAGCAGCTGGCCAACCAGGGCCGCTGCGACGAGACCGCGATGGACGCGAGCATCGCCAGCGTGTTCCGCATCGACGCACCTTCGGTGGTCGGTGTGTACGGCAACATCGCCAGCGTGCGGCTGGGCCTGCGCAACCTGGTGTCCCAGCTCGACGAGAGCAGCGAGGACATGGCGGTGACGCGCATGGCGATGACCGTGATGCGGCTGGAGCGCAGCCTGTCCGGCCGCCCGGAACTGCTGGACCAGCTGCAGCAGGGCATCCGCGCTGCGCAGCGCCAGGTGGAGCACTTCGGCCAGGGTTCCGGCCAGGTCACCGCGCGGCTGGCCGAGCTCTACGCCGCCATCCTGTCCACCTTGCGCCCGCGGGTGATGGTCAACGGCAACCCGCAGCACCTGCAACAGCCGGCCATCGTCGAGAAGGTGCGCAGCAATCTGCTCGCCGCAGTGCGCTCGGCGGTGCTGTGGCGCCAGCTCGGCGGCCGCCAGTGGCAACTGCTGCTGTTCCGCAAGCAGTGCAGCATGCTGGCGCGCGGACTGCTCACCGGGGCCACGCTGGACGGGCGCTAGCTCCATGACGAACTATCGCGAACGTGTGCCCATCAGCGGCCTGATGAGAGCTGTGCTTTCTCTTATCGGTGTTGCTGCACTGGCACTCGCCATCCTTTTTGCCTTGGCCGGCACTTGGGGTTTTGCTGCAATATCCGTTGGCATGGCTTTGCTCTGCTTATACCGTGCCGGCCGCGGCTTCCATACCGCCCTCCGAGACGATGGTGAGCCATAGGGCTTGCGCTAGTACAGAGAGTACGTAGCTCGTCTAGCGAACTTCGCTCGCAGCCGGCAGCTTTGCCCCTGTCTGACTCCAAAATTAACCGACCAGCTTTAACCCCTGCAGTTGCTTTGCCAGCGCGCGCAGCAGCTTGGCGAAGGCGGTGAGGTCGGCGCCCCACGGCGTGGCCTCGCGCCAGTACAACGCGATCTCGCGTCCCGGCGCCTGGCCCTTGATCTTCGCCAGCACGATGTCGGGCTTGGAAGCCAATCGCTCGTGCGCCAGTGCGGGCACCAGGGCGTGGCCGCCGCGCAGGCTGACTAGCGCGGCGAGGCTTTCCAGGCTCACGTCCTGCACGTGGCCGTCGCCGCCGGCGTGGCTCTCGGCCATCAGAATCGCGTCGGTCGCCTCGAGTTGCTCCAGCGCCACGCTGCGCCGGCCGGCCAGCGGGTGATCCGCGCGCAGCATCACTTCCCACGGCTCGAAGAACAGCGGTTGCATCGCGATGCCGCTGGCCAAGGGGGCGAGCGGCGCCAGCACCGCGTCGAGCTCGGCCTCGTGCAGGCGGCGCAGCAGGCCGCGCGGCTTGCCTTCGGAGATACCCAGCCGCACGCCGGGGAAATGCTGCGGGAATGGCGCGATCAGGTGCGGCAGCAGATACGGGCCCAGCGAGGCCGGCACGCCCAGGCGCAGTTCGCCGCCGAACGCCACCGCGCCGGCGCGGGCAGCCTGCTGCAGCAATTCGGCCGCGGCGAGCACGGCGTCGATGCGTTCCAGCAGGCGTTGGCCGCCCGCAGTAGGCACCACCTTGCGTCCGCCGCGCTCGAACAGCGGCGCGCCCAGCGCCTGTTCCACCTTCTGCACCTGGTGCGACAACCCGGATGGGCTGATATGCATGGCCCGCGCCGCGCTGTTGAAGCTGCCCTGGCGATGCACCGCCTGCACCAGCGCGAGGTCGCGCAGCGAGACCGCCGCCAGCGCCGTCGAAATCATCGAATGCTGCATGTCATCAAATGCGTTTGTGCACGCGGGGCATCGGGCTCATCCTGTGCGGCGTTGTCAGTCACAAGCGTTGCCGCAGTTTACTCGCCGCGCCGTCCAGATCACGAGCCCGCGCGCCCCCGCACGGGCTCGTTGCAGCAGCGCCAGTGCAGCGGTCCGGTTCGCGGCCGTGCGGCGTTTGGGCGATAATTGCGTTTTGCCGGGTCGGCGACTACCCCATCGCCAACGTTCAGCCATCCCAGCCGCAGGATTCAGCCAGGAGCACGTCCCCATGAAAGACACCTTTTCCGTACGCGACACCCTCGAGGTCAACGGCAGGAAGTACGCCTTTGCCAGCCTGGCCAAGCTGGGCCAGCGCTTCGACCTGAAGCGGCTGCCGTACTCGATGAAGATCCTGCTGGAGAACCTGCTGCGCCACGAGGACGGCACCGACGTCACCGCGAAGGAGATCGAAGCGGTTGCCACGTGGGACGCGAAGAAAGAACCGGATACCGAAATCGCCTTCATGCCGGCCCGCGTGCTGCTGCAGGATTTCACCGGCGTGCCGTGCGTGGTCGACCTGGCCGCTATGCGCGACGCGATGAAGGCGCTGGGCGGCGATCCCACCCTGATCAACCCGCTGTCGCCGGCCGAACTGGTCATCGACCATTCGGTCCAGGTCGACGTGTTCGGCAGCGCCGACGCGCTGGAAAAGAACGTCGCCATCGAGTTCGAGCGCAACCAGGCACGCTACAGCTTCCTGCGCTGGGGCCAGAAGGCCTTCACCGATTTCAAGGTGGTGCCGCCGCGCACCGGCATCGTGCACCAGGTGAACCTGGAGCACCTGGCCCGCGTGGTCATGGGCAGCGAAGTCGACGGCCAGCTGTGGGCCTACCCGGATACCGTGTTCGGCACCGACTCGCACACCACCATGATCAACGGCCTGGGCGTGCTGGGCTGGGGCGTGGGCGGCATCGAGGCCGAAGCCGCGATGCTGGGCCAGCCCTCCTCCATGCTGATTCCGCAGGTGGTCGGCTTCAAGCTGTCCGGCCGTCTGCCGGAAGGCGCCACCGCCACCGACCTGGTGCTCACCGTGACGCAGATGCTGCGCAAGCAGGGCGTGGTCGGCAAGTTCGTCGAGTTCTTCGGCCCGGGCCTGCAGCATCTGGCGTTGGCCGATCGCGCCACCATCGGCAACATGGCGCCGGAATACGGCGCCACCTGCGGCATCTTCCCGGTCGACGCCGAGTCACTGCGTTACTTGCGCCTGTCCGGCCGCAGCGACGACCAGGTCGCGTTGGTCGAGGCATACGCCAAGGCCCAGGGCCTGTGGCACGACGAGAACAGCGCGCACGCCGAATTCACCGCCACGCTGGAACTGGATCTGTCCGACGTGAAGCCGTCGATGGCCGGCCCGAAGCGCCCGCAGGACCGCGTGCTGCTGACCGACGTCAAGCAGAATTTCCGCGGAACGGTGGGCACGCTGACCGCCAACCGTCGCAAGGGCAACGGCGATGTCGACCGCTTCACCAACGAAGGCGGCGCGGCAGCCATCGGCAACCCCGCCAATGCGATCGGCGAAACCGGCGTGCTGGTGGAACACAACGGCCAGAGCTTCCGCATCGGCGACGGCTCGGTGGTGATCGCCGCGATCACCTCGTGCACCAACACCTCCAACCCGGCCGTGATGCTGGCCGCCGGCCTGGTCGCCAGGAAGGCTGCCGCGCGCGGCCTGAAGGCCAAGCCGTGGGTGAAGACCTCGCTGGCCCCGGGCTCCAAGGTCGTCACCGATTACCTGGAAAAGACCGGCTTGCTGACCGAACTGGAGAAGACCGGCTTCTACCTGGTCGGCTACGGTTGCACCACCTGCATCGGCAACTCGGGGCCGTTGCCCGCCGAAATCAGCAAGGGCATCGCCGACGGCGACCTTGCCGTGGGCGCGGTGATTTCCGGCAACCGCAACTTCGAAGGCCGCGTGCATGCCGAAGTGAAAATGAACTACCTGGCCTCGCCGCCGCTGGTGGTGGCCTACGCGCTGGCCGGCTCGCTCGACGTGAACCTCTCCACCGATCCGCTGGGCAAGGACAAGGACGGCAAGGACGTGTTCCTCAAGGACGTCTGGCCGACCAACCAGGAAATCAGCGACCTGATGGCCAGCGCGGTCACCTCGGAAATGTTCAAGAAGAACTACGCCGACGTATTCAAGGGCGACGAACGCTGGGCCGCGATCGCCTCGCCGGATGGCGCCCTGTACGCGTGGGACGAAGCCTCCACCTACATCAAGAACCCACCCTACTTCGACGGCATGACGATGGCGCTGACCCCGGTCGAGGACGTCCACGGCGCGCGTTGCCTGGGCCTGTTCGGCGACTCGATCACCACCGACCACATCTCGCCGGCCGGCTCGATCAAGAAGGATTCGCCCGCGGGCAAGTTCCTGATCGGTCGCGGCGTGGAACCGAAGGACTTCAACTCCTACGGCTCGCGCCGCGGCAATGACGACGTGATGGTGCGCGGCACCTTCGCCAACATCCGCATCAAGAACCAGATGCTGGATGGCGTCGAGGGCGGTTTCACCCGCCACGTCCCCAGCGGCGAACAGCTGGCGATCTACGACGCCGCGATGAAGTACAAGGCGAGCAAGACCCCGCTGGTGGTGTTCGCCGGCAAGGAATACGGCACCGGTTCCTCGCGTGACTGGGCCGCCAAGGGCACCCTGCTGCTGGGCGTGAAGGCGGTGATCGCCGAAAGCTTCGAGCGCATCCATCGCTCCAACCTGGTCGGCATGGGCGTGCTGCCGTGCACATTCAAGGATGGCGAGAATGCAAAATCGCTGGGCCTGACCGGCAACGAGACCTTCGACATCACCGGCCTCGACGGCGGCAACGCGAAGGAAGCCACGGTCACCGCCACCGCCGCCGATGGCAGCAAGAAGCAGTTCCGCGTGAACGTGATGCTGCTGACCCCGAAGGAACGCGACTTCTTCCGTCACGGCGGCATCCTGCAGTACGTGCTGCGGCAGCTGGCCGGCAAGAAAGCCGCCTGACGCAAGCCCGCGCGACACGCGGGAAACCCGAGCCGCCCCGATCCTTCGGGGCGGCTTTTTTCTGCCTCGCCGCGCCTTGCCGCATACGCGCGCGCATGCTCCAATGCCCGCAGGGGGCGTCGCCATCCTTCGCCTTGGCGGCCACGATTCAGGAGTCGAACAAGCACATGAGCAACGAGCGTCCGTGGCTGGACCACTATCCGCAAGGCGTGCCCGCCGAGATCGACCTGAATGCCTACGCCTCGGTGGTGGCCGTGCTGGAAGAATCGTTCCAGCGCTTCCGTGACCACGCCGCATTCGCCAATTTCGGCAAGGCGCTCAGCTACGGCCAGATCGACGCGCTCAGCCGCCAGTTCGCGGGCTACCTCACCGGCGTGCTCAAGCTCGGCAAGGGCGATCGCATCGCGATCATGCTGCCGAACGTGCTGCAGTACCCGATCGCCCTGTACGGCGCGCTGCGCGCCGGCCTGGTGGTGGTCAACACCAACCCGATGTACACCGCGCGCGAGCTGAAGCACCAGCTGGAAGACTCCGGCGCCCAGGCCATCGTGGTGCTCGACAATTTCGCCGCCACGCTGCAGCAGGTGGTGGCCGAGACCGAGGTGAAGCACATCGTCACCACCGGCATCGGCGACCTGCTCGGTTTCCCCAAGGGCGCGCTGGTCAACTTCGTGCTCAAGCACGTCAAGAAGATGGTGCCGGCCTACCAGCTGCCGCGGGCGGTGCGCTTCAGGGACGCACTGGCGCAAGGCGCCGCGCATCCGCTGCCGCCGGTGGAGCTTGGCCACGACGACATCGCCTTCCTTCAGTACACCGGCGGCACCACCGGCGTGGCCAAGGGCGCCATGCTGACCCACGCCAACATGATCGCCAACATGCTGCAGGTCGGCGCCTGGATCGGCGAGGCGCTGCGGCCGGGCAGCGAAGTCGCCATCGGCGCGCTGCCGCTGTACCACATCTTCTCGCTTACCGCCTGCGGCATGGTGTTCCCGCGGTTGGGCGCGCACACGGTGCTGATCACCAACCCGCGCGACATGCCCGGCTTCGTCAAGGAACTGAAGAAGCTTCCCTTCTCGATCTTGCCCGGGGTCAACACCTTGTTCAACGGCCTGCTCAACACGCCCGGCTTCGCCGAACTGGATTTCTCGCACCTGAAGATCTCGCTGGGCGGTGGCATGGCGGTGCAGCGCGCCGTCGCCGAGCGCTGGAAGAAGGTCACCGGCCGCCCCCTGTCGGAAGCCTACGGCCTCACCGAAACCTCGCCCGGTGTCTGCATCAACCCCACCGACCTCATGGACTACAACGGCTCGATCGGCCTGCCACTGCCCAGCACGGAGGTGGCGATCTGGTCGGAAGAAAACCAGCCGCTGCCGATCGGCGAAGTGGGCGAGCTGATGGTGAAGGGCCCGCAGGTGATGCTGGGCTACTGGAACCGCCCCGACGAGACCGCCAAGGTGCTCGGCGCCGACGGCTGGCTGCACACCGGCGACATTGCGAAGATGGATGCCGACGGCTACGTGTACATCGTCGACCGCAAGAAGGACATGATCCTGGTGTCCGGCTTCAACGTGTACCCGAACGAGGTCGAGGATGCAGTGATGCAGCACCCCGGCGTGGCCGAGGTGGCCGCGGTGGGCGTGCCGGACGAGCATTCCGGCGAAGTGGTGAAGCTGTTCGTGGTGCGCAAGGACCCGAACCTCACCGAGGACGCGCTCAAGCAGTTCTGCCGCGACAATCTCACTGGCTACAAGCGACCCAAGTTCATCGAGTTCCGCGACACGCTGCCCAAGAGCAACGTGGGCAAGATCCTGCGGCGCGAGCTGCGCGACGAGAAGAAGAATCGCTGATCGGGACTCGGGATTCGGGGAAGCGCTTGCGACCCCGTCTCCCTGGCCGCTTCAGCCTGGGACGGGTCGAGATGAAGGTTTTGCCGCGCGCTCAGTTCTTCCAGGACTCGAGGATGTCCGCGTAGCCGCCCAGCAGGTTCCACAGCGGCACCTGCTTGTCCTCCGGGATGCACACGTAGGAAAAGCCGATGTGGTGGTCGGCGACGCGCGCCACCTGCGCTTCGAGATGGATGTGCAGGTCGCTGCCGAAGATCATGTCCAGCAGCCAGGTCTGGCCCACCTCGCCGCCCCAGCCCAGCGGACGGCGCAGCAGTGCGCCGGTCGCGGAAATGTCCACCAGCTCGGTGGGATGCGATTCGACGCCGCGGCTCATCAGCACGGTCGTCTCGATCTGCATGCGCGCCGGACGCAGGCGTTCGGATTCGCCACTCAGCTTGTTGTCGTCCTTCGCCATGCTGCGCTCCTTGTGTGTTGCTTCCCCGCCGCCGTGGCGGCCCCCGCGGCCCAACTTCGCATGGTGTCCGCGATCACACCCAAGCAAGCCATGTGCCAGCTCCCATATCACCGCGCATTGCGCCCTTTCGCACGCGTTTCCGTCCACGACGACTGACGCCTGCTCGCCGTGTCGGACCCACAGGGTCACTTGGGGCTTGCCGGATCGCATCGCATCTCCGCGTGCAACCCCGGCATTGTACCCGCCGACCGGCCGCCCGTTTCGCGCGCGGTGCGCCGTGCATGCGCTGGACTTGTCGCCAGCCAGTCGCTACTCTGTCACTCACGCGTGGCGCCACGATCAGAAGCCGACCAGTCGATCGGCCGCAGCGATGGCGCCCACCCGATGCCCCAGGCAGATCGTCCAACTTGTCGGTGACGTCGCGCTCGTCACCGCATCGCCTTGTTCCCGCCAGACGCGATCCGCGTTCCATGCCGGCACTTGGCTGCAATGCCCGCACGCCTGATCGAACCGCGACACGCGGCTTCGTCACGCCGGCGGCGACAAGGGGGAGTCGGACATTGTCCACAAGGCATCGTGCGAAACCGCTTTACCGAAGTGCCGCCTCGGCGCCACGATCCATGCACGGGTTCGGCCCGGATCGTCCTGCGAGGCAACCGTTTCGCCCATGATGAATCCAGACGCATTGCCGGCCGCGTAGCGGCCCAACGACACGCATCGATGAGCAACGAGCCAGTCGGGCCGCAGAGCCCGGTCGTATCGCAGGACAGCCACGCGGCGCCCCCGCAGCAGCAGGAAATGCCGCTGGCGGTCGTGCGCGGCGAGCCGGTGCTGCAGATGCCGCAGGACCTGTACATCCCGCCGGACGCGCTGGAAGTGTTCCTGGAAGCGTTCGAGGGCCCGCTGGACCTGCTGCTGTACCTGATCCGCCGGCAGAACCTGGACATCCTGGACATTCCGATTGCCGAGATCACCCGGCAGTACATGGAATACATCGACATGATGCGGGAGACGATGCGGCTGGAGCTGGCCGCCGAGTACCTGCTGATGGCTGCGATCCTTGGCGAGATCAAGTCGCGCCTGCTGCTGCCCCGGCCGCCCGCCGAGGAAGGCGTCGAGGAGGATCCCCGCGCCGAACTGGTGCGTCGCCTGCAGGAGTACGAACGCTTCAAGAAGGCCGCTGAGGACATCGAGGCCCTGCCCCGCATGGAGCGCGACACCGCGCCGGTGCAGGCCGACACCGGCGAGCGCAACGTGATCAAGCTGCCGCCGCCGCTGGACCTCAAGGAAATGCTGCTGGCGCTGAAGGACGTGCTGCACCGCGCCGAGCTGTTCGGCCACCACGCGATCAAGCGCGAGGCGCTCAGCGTGCGCCAACGCATGGGTGAGCTGCTGGGCAAGCTGGAAGGCCATGCGTTCCACCGCTTCGAGACGCTGTTCGACGTCAGCGAAGGCCGGCTCGGCGTGGTGGTCACCTTCCTGGCCATGCTGGAGCTGGCCAAGGAAATGTTGATCGAGATCGTGCAGGAAGCCCCGCTGGCGCCGATCTACCTGAAAGCGCGGGTGGAGCACGGCGAGGAGCCACTCGTCGACGCGGCGGAAGGCGACGGAGCGGACGATCCCGCCACACAGGAATCGGCGTTCGAGACCACGGACGCCAGCAACAGCGGCACTCACTGAATCGGCACCGAAGGCCCATGCAGATCGAGCAACTCAAACTCATCGTCGAGGCGGCCCTGCTCGCCGCCAGCCAGCCGATGACCGTCGCCCAGCTCGGCGACCTGTTCGCCGAAACCGACGAGGTCGGCCACGAGCAGATCGCTCGCGCGCTGGAAGCGCTCGCCGCCGACTGCGAGGGTCGCGGCGTGGAGCTGAAGGAGATCGCCTCCGGCTTCCGCTACCAGGTGCGCCAGGAAGTGCATCCGTGGATCTCGCGGATGTGGACCGAGAAGCCCAGCCGCTACTCGCGCGCCTTGCTGGAGACGCTGGCGCTGATCGCCTACCGCCAGCCGATCACCCGCCCGGAGATCGAGCAGATCCGCGGCGTGGTGGTATCCAGCAACATCGTCAAGACGCTGGAGGAGCGCGAGTGGATCCGCGTGGTCGGCTACCGCGACGTGCCCGGCAAGCCCGCGCTGTTCGGCACCACCCGCGCCTTCCTCGACTACTTCAATCTGAAGTCGCTGGACCAGCTGCCGCCGCTGTCCGAGATCCGCGACATGGAAGACCCGCAGATGGGCTTCGACCAGACGCCGCTGCCTGCCCGCGTGATCAAGGACCTGCCGATCGATCCGGACGAGGAGATCGACGAGGAAGTCCCGGCCGAGGATGCCGCGGCGGAAATCGCCGAAGCCGCTCCGGCAACGGATACGCATGAAGTGCCGCGGCACGAAGCCGACGCTGCCGCGGCGGACACCGAGGCAGCCGCGTCTGCCGCCGACGCCGATGCCGACGAGGCGAGCGCACACAACGAACCCGAATCCGCCACTGCCGACGAGGCAGCGGCTCCCGCGGATGTCGAAGACGACACAACCGCACAGAATTCCTGAGGAGCAACGCGCATGACTGCGCCGAAAAAATCCACCCTATCCCTCAAGCGCGCGCCGGCCAGCGACGCCGCGCCGCTGGAGGAGCGCCTGCACAAGGTGCTCGCCAACGCCGGCCTCGGCTCGCGCCGCATGCTGGAACAGCGCATCCAGGCCGGCGAGATCGAACTCAACGGCAGCCCGGCCACCATCGGCACCAGCGTGCACGCGGGCGACCGCGTGGTGATCGACGGCAAGCAGTTCGTGATCGCCACCGACAACCGCGGCGACGCCGAGGTGCTGATCTACCACAAGCCCGAGGGCGTGCTGACCACCCGCGACGACCCCGAAGGCCGCCCCACCGTGTTCGAGCAGCTGCCGCGCCTGAAGGGCGCGCGCTGGGTCGCCGTGGGCCGCCTCGACATCAACACCACCGGCCTGCTGCTGCTCACCACCGACGGCGAGCTGGCCAACGCGCTGATGCATCCGCGCAGCGGCATCGAGCGCGAATACCTCTGCCGCGTGCACGGCGAAGTGCCCGACGAGGTGATCGAGAAACTCAAGGCCGGCGTGGAACTGGAAGACGGCCCCGCCCGCTTCGACGAGATCGCGGTGATCAGCCGCGGTGGCAGCCACAGCTGGTTCCGCGTGGTGATCCGCGAGGGCCGCAACCGCGAAGTGCGCCGGCTGTGGGATTCGCAGGGTTTCCTGGTCAGCCGGCTCAAGCGCATCCGCTACGGCAGCATCGAGCTGCCGCGCACCCTGCGCCGCGACGACTGCGCCACCTTGGACGAGGAAGCCGTGAAGCAGCTGCGCCAGACCGCCGGCCTTGGCGCGCCGCAGCCCGTGCTCACCCTGAGTCCGGTGCTGCACCAGCGCCGCGCCAGCCGCAACGTCACCG encodes the following:
- the scpB gene encoding SMC-Scp complex subunit ScpB; amino-acid sequence: MQIEQLKLIVEAALLAASQPMTVAQLGDLFAETDEVGHEQIARALEALAADCEGRGVELKEIASGFRYQVRQEVHPWISRMWTEKPSRYSRALLETLALIAYRQPITRPEIEQIRGVVVSSNIVKTLEEREWIRVVGYRDVPGKPALFGTTRAFLDYFNLKSLDQLPPLSEIRDMEDPQMGFDQTPLPARVIKDLPIDPDEEIDEEVPAEDAAAEIAEAAPATDTHEVPRHEADAAAADTEAAASAADADADEASAHNEPESATADEAAAPADVEDDTTAQNS
- a CDS encoding PilZ domain-containing protein is translated as MAKDDNKLSGESERLRPARMQIETTVLMSRGVESHPTELVDISATGALLRRPLGWGGEVGQTWLLDMIFGSDLHIHLEAQVARVADHHIGFSYVCIPEDKQVPLWNLLGGYADILESWKN
- a CDS encoding segregation and condensation protein A, which gives rise to MSNEPVGPQSPVVSQDSHAAPPQQQEMPLAVVRGEPVLQMPQDLYIPPDALEVFLEAFEGPLDLLLYLIRRQNLDILDIPIAEITRQYMEYIDMMRETMRLELAAEYLLMAAILGEIKSRLLLPRPPAEEGVEEDPRAELVRRLQEYERFKKAAEDIEALPRMERDTAPVQADTGERNVIKLPPPLDLKEMLLALKDVLHRAELFGHHAIKREALSVRQRMGELLGKLEGHAFHRFETLFDVSEGRLGVVVTFLAMLELAKEMLIEIVQEAPLAPIYLKARVEHGEEPLVDAAEGDGADDPATQESAFETTDASNSGTH